One genomic region from Fictibacillus marinisediminis encodes:
- a CDS encoding recombinase family protein, with amino-acid sequence MGFLIWNFLIVVNPHFPDATPTRRIYKEYLEGSGRESIARRLYNEGFKTPADIAGKK; translated from the coding sequence TTGGGCTTTTTAATTTGGAATTTCCTTATCGTTGTAAATCCGCATTTTCCTGACGCTACCCCTACACGACGAATATACAAGGAGTACCTTGAAGGAAGCGGTCGCGAGAGTATCGCACGACGGCTCTATAATGAAGGATTTAAAACACCAGCGGATATTGCAGGAAAGAAATAA
- a CDS encoding Type 1 glutamine amidotransferase-like domain-containing protein has protein sequence MKLLLTSGGIKNKSIHDALVDMLDKPIAESSALCIPTAIYAIPGGARNAWKFLNGQSGAPMCELGWKSMGVLELTALPSLDKELWVPMVKETDVLLVDGGDPLYLSYWMRQSGLAELLPSLDSVYVGLSAGSMVMAPNIGEFFVNWTPPSGGDETLNLVDFAMFPHLEHEMLPYNTMANAEKWAAGMQGPAYAMDDQTAIKVIDGEVEVVSEGQWKLFAP, from the coding sequence ATGAAACTTTTGCTTACATCTGGAGGCATCAAAAACAAAAGCATACATGACGCGCTGGTTGACATGCTGGACAAGCCGATTGCCGAGTCCAGTGCTCTCTGTATACCCACTGCGATTTACGCTATACCCGGTGGTGCAAGGAACGCATGGAAGTTCTTGAATGGACAATCCGGCGCACCGATGTGTGAGCTGGGCTGGAAGTCTATGGGGGTGCTGGAACTCACTGCGCTGCCGAGCCTCGATAAAGAGCTTTGGGTTCCTATGGTCAAGGAGACTGACGTTCTGTTAGTGGATGGCGGTGACCCATTGTATCTTAGTTACTGGATGCGGCAGTCCGGACTGGCAGAACTCTTGCCGTCGCTGGATTCAGTCTATGTAGGATTGAGCGCCGGGAGCATGGTGATGGCACCTAACATCGGGGAATTCTTCGTTAACTGGACTCCACCCAGCGGCGGTGATGAAACGCTGAATCTGGTCGATTTTGCCATGTTTCCGCATCTGGAACACGAGATGCTGCCATATAACACGATGGCTAACGCAGAGAAATGGGCAGCCGGGATGCAAGGGCCGGCGTATGCAATGGATGATCAAACGGCCATCAAAGTGATCGATGGGGAGGTCGAAGTTGTATCCGAAGGCCAGTGGAAACTGTTTGCTCCATGA
- a CDS encoding MFS transporter encodes MAKRNHLFIFILTIGVFGILNTEMGVIGLLPSIADHFHVSISKAGMTVSFFAIAIAVSGPTMPLLFSGINRKKVMLLVLGVFVLGNIVSVFITNFSILLIVRIILGLFHPIYCSMAFTAAASSVSKEEAPKAVSKVFIGVSAGMVAGVPIASFIDSAVSYEMAMAFFAIVNVLMFIATLLFIPSMPVEERLSYGTQFSVLKKPVLWLSIAACILLNSAVFGVYSYLAEYLKNITNVSPNTISLMLFIFGGANIIGNIAAGRLLTHSPSKSIFVFPMLLIAVYILLFFAGPYAIPLAIVTFIWGILAGGIMANINQYLIMSSAPEAPDFANGLFISSCNVGTTLGSAAGGLLITEMGIQYIGLAGILSLLFGLAAISIRNHVMLPRQQFSRS; translated from the coding sequence TTGGCTAAACGAAATCATTTGTTTATTTTCATATTGACCATCGGAGTTTTCGGCATCTTGAATACCGAAATGGGAGTTATCGGATTGCTGCCTTCCATTGCCGATCACTTTCATGTCAGCATATCAAAAGCAGGAATGACGGTAAGTTTTTTTGCTATTGCCATTGCAGTATCCGGGCCAACGATGCCGTTATTGTTTTCCGGGATCAACCGTAAGAAGGTCATGCTGCTCGTATTGGGAGTTTTCGTTCTGGGAAACATCGTATCCGTATTTATCACTAACTTTTCCATTCTATTAATTGTTCGCATTATACTTGGCCTTTTTCATCCTATTTATTGTTCGATGGCATTTACAGCAGCGGCTTCCTCAGTCAGTAAAGAAGAAGCTCCAAAAGCTGTTTCTAAAGTATTTATAGGCGTATCTGCCGGAATGGTAGCAGGGGTGCCCATCGCAAGTTTTATTGACAGTGCCGTTTCATATGAAATGGCGATGGCCTTCTTTGCCATTGTCAATGTGCTGATGTTCATCGCTACATTACTGTTTATTCCGTCTATGCCTGTTGAAGAAAGACTTTCTTATGGCACACAATTTTCTGTATTAAAGAAACCTGTCCTATGGCTTTCCATCGCAGCTTGCATTTTATTAAACTCAGCTGTATTCGGTGTTTATAGTTATCTTGCTGAATATCTTAAAAACATAACGAATGTGTCTCCGAATACCATCAGTTTAATGTTATTCATCTTCGGCGGAGCCAATATCATTGGAAACATTGCCGCAGGAAGGCTGCTTACTCACAGTCCCTCCAAATCAATCTTCGTTTTTCCTATGCTGCTGATTGCGGTATATATCCTATTATTCTTCGCTGGGCCCTACGCCATACCTCTGGCCATCGTCACTTTCATCTGGGGCATACTGGCTGGTGGAATCATGGCCAATATTAATCAATACTTGATTATGTCTTCAGCTCCCGAAGCACCTGATTTTGCTAACGGGTTATTTATATCCTCCTGCAACGTTGGAACAACCTTGGGTTCAGCTGCAGGCGGGTTACTCATAACAGAAATGGGTATCCAATACATCGGCCTGGCCGGAATCCTGTCATTGCTCTTCGGCCTGGCCGCTATCTCAATTAGAAACCATGTGATGCTGCCGAGGCAGCAGTTTTCCAGATCATGA
- a CDS encoding VOC family protein has translation MNFASVRIITDDVDRLVYFYEKVMGVSAERPAPVFAELVVPSCTLAIGHSQTVPLFGTGSAVAADNHSVIIEFRVHNIDAEYERLKPFVDEWVKEPTTMPWGNRAMLFRDPDGNLVNLFEPVTEEAIKRFSRRG, from the coding sequence GTGAATTTTGCTTCTGTACGTATCATTACCGACGACGTGGATCGTCTTGTCTATTTCTATGAAAAAGTCATGGGTGTTTCGGCGGAACGCCCTGCGCCTGTATTTGCCGAACTTGTTGTGCCATCGTGTACCCTTGCGATCGGCCATTCGCAGACGGTACCACTGTTTGGAACTGGTTCCGCAGTGGCGGCCGATAATCACTCTGTCATTATTGAGTTTCGCGTCCATAATATTGATGCCGAATACGAGCGCTTGAAACCGTTTGTAGACGAGTGGGTAAAGGAACCGACCACGATGCCATGGGGAAACCGTGCTATGTTGTTCCGTGATCCCGACGGAAACCTAGTTAACCTCTTCGAGCCGGTGACCGAGGAGGCTATCAAACGGTTCAGCCGAAGGGGTTGA
- a CDS encoding tRNA dihydrouridine synthase, with product MKDNFWRELPRPFFILAPMEEVTDVVFRHVVSEAARPDVFFTEFTNSDSYCHPEGIRSVKGRLTFTEDEQPIVAHIWGDNPENFRKMSIGMAEMGFQGIDINMGCPVPNVTQNGKGSGLILRPEVAAALIQAAKAGGLPVSVKTRLGFTEVDEWKEWLKHILKQDIVNLSIHLRTRKEMSKVDAHWELIPEIKKLRDEVAPDTLLTINGDIPDRQTGLKLAEQYGVDGVMIGRGIFHNPFAFEKEPKDHSSKELLGLLRLHLDLYDKYSHLELRPFTALHRFFKIYVKGFRGAGELRNQLMSTKSTDQVRALLDTFESENLEGMGEL from the coding sequence ATGAAAGACAATTTTTGGCGTGAGTTACCACGGCCATTTTTTATACTAGCACCAATGGAAGAAGTGACGGATGTTGTTTTCCGTCATGTCGTAAGTGAAGCAGCTAGGCCAGATGTGTTTTTTACAGAGTTCACAAACAGCGATAGTTATTGCCACCCTGAAGGAATTCGAAGTGTAAAAGGACGGTTGACGTTTACTGAGGACGAACAGCCAATAGTAGCTCATATATGGGGAGATAATCCTGAAAACTTCCGTAAAATGAGTATCGGTATGGCGGAAATGGGCTTTCAGGGAATCGATATAAATATGGGCTGTCCTGTACCGAATGTGACACAGAATGGGAAGGGAAGCGGTCTTATCCTTCGTCCGGAAGTCGCGGCAGCGTTAATACAAGCAGCCAAAGCAGGGGGATTACCTGTCAGTGTAAAGACTAGGCTTGGTTTCACGGAAGTAGACGAATGGAAAGAGTGGCTGAAACACATCTTGAAACAAGATATTGTCAATCTATCCATTCATTTGCGAACAAGAAAAGAAATGAGCAAAGTAGATGCTCATTGGGAGCTGATACCGGAGATTAAGAAGCTTCGTGACGAAGTGGCACCCGATACCCTTCTAACGATTAATGGGGATATTCCTGACCGTCAAACGGGCTTGAAGCTCGCAGAACAATATGGTGTCGATGGGGTGATGATCGGACGCGGCATCTTCCATAATCCATTTGCCTTTGAAAAGGAGCCGAAAGATCACAGCAGTAAAGAATTGCTTGGTCTCTTACGACTGCATCTGGACCTCTATGATAAATACTCACACTTGGAGCTGCGCCCGTTTACGGCTCTCCACCGCTTTTTCAAGATCTACGTCAAAGGATTTCGAGGCGCAGGTGAATTAAGAAATCAATTGATGAGCACGAAGTCAACAGATCAAGTGCGTGCGCTGCTCGATACCTTTGAGTCAGAAAATCTTGAGGGTATGGGGGAACTGTAG
- a CDS encoding DinB family protein, which produces MEAKTLLLEQWASCLDKEEWFPPLEKVLEDITFEQAMWKPADGEMNSIWELVCHLLFYEKRYLMRFLGETENEPQAENNKSTFRLPTETLENWEETKQEYFYVHRELEKTLARSEHEDMYRQVPGEDYPLVIEMKSLAMHGAYHIGQIVLLSKLQGAWARKHSS; this is translated from the coding sequence ATGGAAGCAAAGACGCTTTTGTTAGAGCAATGGGCAAGCTGCTTAGATAAAGAAGAATGGTTTCCACCGCTTGAAAAAGTGCTGGAGGATATCACTTTTGAACAAGCCATGTGGAAACCAGCGGATGGAGAAATGAATTCCATTTGGGAATTGGTTTGTCATTTACTTTTCTATGAAAAGAGATATCTGATGCGATTTCTTGGTGAAACAGAGAATGAACCGCAGGCAGAAAATAATAAATCTACATTCCGATTACCGACTGAGACATTAGAAAATTGGGAGGAAACCAAGCAAGAATACTTTTATGTTCATCGTGAACTTGAAAAAACACTGGCAAGATCAGAACATGAAGATATGTACAGACAGGTCCCGGGAGAAGATTATCCATTAGTGATTGAAATGAAGAGTTTAGCCATGCACGGCGCATATCATATTGGTCAAATTGTGCTCCTCAGTAAATTGCAAGGCGCTTGGGCACGGAAACACAGCTCTTAA
- a CDS encoding metallophosphoesterase family protein: protein MKHKIALLADVHGNASALKAVIEACIKDGVTDYWFLGDLIMPGPGGNNLFELLDSVNITTFVKGNWEDCFLDVLDKDIDLENATDIYVSRLVQYLCENLDDHHIKLIKKLPLHLTKQINGLSISISHNLHSKNYGGDLWPTNSQENFDQLFVNEDDDIAIYAHTHQQILRYSSNGQLIINPGSVGQPHSKWNKLHSDLRAQYAVLEIDKTGVAEVKFKKVAYDVENEIKNAIDNNLPYLDLYQEMRETGKTYTHDIDLLQKINDRLNYKREIINYFGL, encoded by the coding sequence ATGAAACATAAGATTGCATTGCTGGCAGATGTCCACGGGAACGCCAGTGCTTTAAAAGCAGTTATCGAAGCCTGCATAAAAGATGGTGTCACGGACTACTGGTTTTTAGGTGATTTAATCATGCCCGGCCCTGGAGGAAATAACTTATTTGAACTATTAGACAGTGTGAATATTACTACATTCGTAAAAGGAAACTGGGAAGACTGCTTCCTTGACGTATTGGATAAGGACATTGATTTAGAAAACGCAACGGATATTTATGTTTCCAGGCTGGTTCAATACCTGTGTGAAAATTTGGATGATCATCATATAAAATTGATTAAGAAGCTGCCTTTACACCTTACAAAACAAATCAATGGCCTTTCCATCAGCATTAGCCATAATTTACATAGTAAAAATTACGGCGGGGATTTATGGCCCACGAATAGTCAGGAAAACTTTGATCAGTTATTTGTAAATGAAGATGATGATATTGCGATTTATGCGCATACCCATCAGCAAATTTTACGCTATAGCAGCAATGGCCAATTAATTATTAATCCAGGATCTGTCGGACAGCCTCATTCTAAATGGAACAAGCTACATTCTGACCTACGTGCTCAGTATGCGGTTCTTGAAATTGATAAAACGGGAGTTGCGGAAGTCAAATTTAAAAAAGTTGCCTATGATGTTGAAAATGAAATAAAGAACGCAATTGACAATAACCTTCCCTATTTAGATTTATATCAGGAAATGCGTGAGACAGGAAAAACGTATACACATGACATTGACCTATTACAAAAAATCAATGACAGACTTAATTACAAACGGGAAATCATTAATTATTTTGGGCTTTAA
- a CDS encoding helix-turn-helix transcriptional regulator, whose product MNKTDRLLAIVLNLQRKDVVRAGDLATQFETSVRTIYRDIQALCEAGVPIIGAPGTGYSLMKGYFLPPISFTVPEAVSLLIGTDFIEQQFDDDYRVKAQDARGKIEAILPESVLDETFRVRKAIRLLISDKHLNQSKEKEYLEKIRRAILDERKIGFHYSKRHADSEGKRHSVRVAAPYGLVLVEGSWMLVARCDLRQEIRHFRLSRMTELIDLGERFELPIHFNLREYTPLDNRHLLVRLRFNNEIADKVKESNFYYIEDMEEHQDGFHVVLRVRHLDEVLQWVLGWGSDAFVLEPKSLRNVIREEAQKILKRY is encoded by the coding sequence ATGAACAAAACAGACCGTTTGTTAGCCATCGTACTGAATTTACAACGTAAAGACGTTGTACGGGCCGGAGATTTAGCAACCCAATTTGAAACTAGCGTGCGAACCATCTACCGCGACATCCAAGCACTGTGTGAAGCCGGCGTACCGATAATAGGAGCCCCTGGGACAGGATATTCCCTTATGAAAGGCTATTTCCTGCCCCCAATTAGTTTTACGGTTCCAGAAGCCGTGAGTTTGCTGATTGGAACGGACTTTATCGAACAACAATTTGATGATGATTATCGTGTCAAGGCTCAAGATGCCCGCGGCAAAATTGAGGCCATTCTTCCTGAGAGCGTACTCGATGAAACATTTCGTGTACGCAAGGCTATCCGTTTGCTCATTTCTGATAAGCATCTTAATCAGTCAAAAGAAAAAGAATATCTAGAAAAGATCCGTCGAGCGATATTAGATGAGAGAAAGATTGGATTTCATTATTCAAAAAGACATGCAGATTCGGAGGGGAAACGACATAGTGTTCGTGTCGCTGCTCCCTATGGATTGGTGCTAGTTGAAGGATCCTGGATGCTCGTAGCCCGGTGTGATCTGCGCCAAGAAATTCGTCATTTTCGCTTGTCCCGGATGACAGAATTGATAGACTTGGGAGAACGATTCGAATTACCAATACATTTTAACTTAAGGGAGTACACCCCTCTGGATAATCGACACTTACTCGTCCGCCTTCGATTTAACAATGAAATCGCTGATAAGGTGAAGGAATCAAACTTTTATTACATAGAGGATATGGAAGAGCATCAAGATGGATTTCATGTGGTCTTACGTGTTCGTCACTTGGACGAAGTGTTGCAATGGGTCCTTGGTTGGGGGAGTGATGCATTTGTTTTGGAACCTAAATCACTCCGAAATGTGATTCGTGAGGAAGCCCAAAAAATCTTAAAGCGCTACTGA
- a CDS encoding SDR family oxidoreductase — MSIKNKVVIITGASSGIGEAAAKLLAEKGAKMVLGARREDRLARLAEEIKSNGGQAVYRVTDVVNPEDSQQLVQLAKDTFGGVDVIFLNAGIMPNSPLSQLKMDEWNLMVDVNIKGVLNGIAAVLPTFTSQKSGHIITTSSVAGLKAYPGGAVYGATKWAVRDLMEVLRMESAQEGTNIRTATIYPAAIHTELLDTISDKNTSEGMTALYEQYGITPDRVAHVVAFAIDQPEDTNINEFTIGPTSQPW; from the coding sequence ATGTCCATTAAAAATAAAGTGGTTATCATTACAGGCGCAAGTTCAGGCATTGGGGAGGCTGCGGCAAAGCTCTTGGCTGAGAAAGGCGCAAAGATGGTACTTGGCGCAAGACGTGAGGACCGTTTGGCACGATTGGCTGAAGAAATTAAATCGAATGGCGGACAAGCCGTTTATCGCGTCACAGATGTGGTTAATCCAGAAGATAGCCAGCAGCTGGTTCAACTGGCGAAAGACACTTTTGGCGGTGTGGATGTGATCTTCCTGAACGCTGGAATCATGCCCAATTCACCGCTTTCTCAATTAAAAATGGACGAGTGGAACCTGATGGTGGACGTTAATATCAAAGGTGTATTGAATGGAATTGCCGCCGTATTGCCGACATTTACATCTCAAAAGTCTGGACACATCATCACTACTTCATCCGTAGCCGGGCTTAAAGCTTATCCGGGCGGTGCAGTTTATGGTGCAACCAAATGGGCGGTTCGTGATCTGATGGAAGTCTTGCGTATGGAATCTGCCCAGGAAGGCACCAACATTCGTACAGCAACGATTTATCCGGCAGCGATCCATACGGAATTGCTGGATACCATTTCAGATAAGAATACTTCAGAAGGAATGACTGCGCTGTACGAACAATATGGAATTACACCTGACCGGGTGGCCCATGTTGTGGCATTCGCGATTGATCAGCCGGAAGATACGAACATCAATGAGTTTACGATTGGACCGACAAGCCAGCCGTGGTAA
- a CDS encoding helix-turn-helix transcriptional regulator: MPKIDNMLAILWMLRSGEKITAKQISEKLEMNIRTVYRYIDTISTSGVPIISEPGHNGGYTLMNHFIEAPLFFDIEEQTSLFHAAVFAEEAGYYGGEALNRAISKLSKYSNQEQETKLNQHLTSLEVISRLSSLSTEPFLKELEQAVADGYSVKILYHKSSEKQLNDRLVDPYRIIYWNNKWYVIGFCHLRNDIRSFRVDRIESLMLTENKFNRPENFSARDFFIKNLLPTIEDKEGITSLVINGNESTLNDICQHWFLGHYLQERTSNQAVFLLEKDIIHTYVPYLLLPYNKSIKVIEPISLKKRLVEVLSELIKFHQV; the protein is encoded by the coding sequence ATGCCTAAAATTGACAATATGTTAGCCATTCTATGGATGCTTCGTTCAGGTGAAAAAATTACTGCAAAACAAATTTCAGAAAAGTTAGAGATGAATATAAGGACTGTGTATCGTTATATTGATACAATTTCAACAAGTGGCGTACCTATTATTTCAGAACCAGGACATAACGGTGGATACACTTTAATGAACCATTTTATTGAGGCTCCTCTTTTTTTTGATATTGAGGAGCAAACTTCTCTATTTCACGCTGCTGTTTTTGCAGAAGAAGCCGGGTATTATGGAGGTGAAGCACTAAATAGGGCCATTTCAAAACTAAGTAAATACTCAAATCAAGAGCAGGAAACAAAGTTAAACCAACATTTAACTAGTCTTGAAGTAATAAGTCGATTAAGTTCACTCTCTACGGAACCTTTTTTGAAGGAGTTGGAGCAGGCCGTAGCTGACGGGTACTCAGTAAAAATTCTTTACCATAAAAGCAGCGAAAAGCAATTAAATGATAGATTGGTCGATCCGTACAGAATTATCTATTGGAATAATAAGTGGTATGTGATTGGATTTTGTCATCTTAGGAATGATATCCGTAGTTTTAGAGTAGATCGAATTGAAAGTCTCATGCTAACCGAAAATAAGTTTAACCGGCCAGAAAATTTTTCAGCACGTGACTTTTTTATAAAAAATCTTCTTCCAACTATAGAAGATAAGGAAGGGATTACTTCTTTAGTTATTAATGGAAATGAAAGTACGCTGAATGATATTTGCCAACATTGGTTTTTAGGACATTATTTACAAGAACGGACTTCAAATCAAGCCGTTTTTCTTCTTGAAAAAGATATAATACATACATATGTACCTTATCTACTTTTACCGTACAATAAATCGATTAAAGTTATTGAGCCAATAAGTCTTAAGAAAAGACTTGTTGAAGTTCTGTCGGAATTAATAAAATTTCATCAAGTATGA
- a CDS encoding type 1 glutamine amidotransferase family protein: MQTKKVFLYVFNTMSDWEYGYLIAELNSGRYFKKDLSPLTVITVGANKEMITTMGGLSIKPDISLDECTLESKDLLILPGGTTWSEEIHQPILERIGQALKLGTIVAAICGATEALANMGYLDTRKHTSNNLEYTKMVCPNYKGEKFYEMGSAVSDANLVTASGIAPLEFAMEVLKKLDVFASDTLHSWYNLNKTHKPEYFFQLMNSINK; encoded by the coding sequence ATGCAAACAAAAAAAGTTTTTCTATATGTATTTAATACAATGTCGGACTGGGAATATGGATATTTAATTGCTGAACTAAACTCAGGAAGATATTTCAAAAAAGATTTATCACCTTTAACAGTAATTACAGTAGGAGCTAATAAAGAAATGATTACTACGATGGGAGGACTGAGCATAAAACCAGATATTTCCCTTGATGAATGTACTCTTGAGAGTAAAGATCTTTTAATTTTACCAGGAGGGACTACTTGGAGTGAAGAAATTCATCAGCCTATCTTGGAAAGAATTGGCCAAGCTTTAAAGCTTGGCACTATTGTTGCTGCAATTTGTGGTGCAACTGAGGCCCTTGCGAATATGGGATACTTAGATACTAGAAAGCATACAAGTAATAATTTAGAATACACTAAAATGGTTTGTCCTAACTATAAAGGAGAAAAGTTCTATGAGATGGGATCTGCGGTATCTGATGCGAATTTAGTTACTGCATCAGGAATAGCTCCTCTTGAATTTGCGATGGAAGTACTGAAAAAATTAGATGTATTTGCATCAGATACATTACATTCATGGTATAACCTGAATAAGACTCATAAACCTGAATACTTCTTCCAGTTAATGAATTCCATAAATAAATGA
- a CDS encoding cupin domain-containing protein — protein MAKHEEVKNGVIFPSGEKNEAFAHYFTGQSYLKTLIADPEVSVGVGNVTFEPGCRNNWHIHRDGFQLLLVTGVEGWYQEQGKPAQFLKAGDVIVTHEGVKHWHGAAKDSWFEHIAITAGTPEWLEPVTDEEYSKLK, from the coding sequence ATGGCAAAACATGAAGAAGTAAAAAATGGTGTGATTTTTCCATCAGGCGAAAAAAATGAAGCCTTTGCCCACTATTTTACGGGACAAAGTTATCTTAAAACATTGATTGCGGATCCTGAAGTAAGTGTTGGCGTTGGGAATGTAACTTTTGAACCAGGATGCAGAAATAACTGGCACATTCACCGGGATGGATTTCAGCTTTTATTAGTAACTGGCGTTGAAGGGTGGTACCAAGAACAAGGTAAACCCGCTCAATTCTTAAAAGCAGGAGACGTCATCGTCACCCATGAGGGTGTAAAACACTGGCACGGCGCGGCAAAAGACAGCTGGTTTGAACACATTGCCATCACTGCAGGTACACCGGAATGGCTGGAACCCGTCACAGATGAGGAATACAGCAAATTAAAATAA
- the rlmD gene encoding 23S rRNA (uracil(1939)-C(5))-methyltransferase RlmD — protein sequence MTKANVPVSKNEIIDVEFVDLTHDGAGVAKVDGFPLFVPNGLPGEKAKIKVVNVKKGYGFGRLMELTEESGQRVDPPCPIYKWCGGCQLQHLSYEGQLEFKRKQVEDVLQRIGKLENVPVLPTLGMGDEPWRYRNKAQVPVGEREGQLITGFYQKRSHEIVEMDSCIITGDTADEAIQAVKDILNKYGISPYEEKRHKGIIRHIIARYGKTTNELMIVLVTNGKDLLNRKKIVDDIVSTIPQIKSVVQNINTRRTNVIFGDETKVLWGSEYIYDYIGDIKFAISARSFYQINPEQTKVLYDQALKYADLTGDETVIDAYCGIGTISLFLAQKAKKVYGVEIVPEAIEDARRNAELNGLDNAEFAVGESEVVIPGLKEQGITPDVIVVDPPRKGCDEALLQTIIEMKPKRVVYVSCNPSTLARDLRILEDGGFKTVEVQPVDMFPQTTHVECVAQIILKEEAGSR from the coding sequence ATGATGGAGCTGGAGTGGCGAAGGTCGATGGATTTCCGCTGTTTGTACCGAACGGCCTGCCAGGCGAGAAAGCCAAGATAAAGGTCGTGAACGTAAAAAAGGGGTACGGTTTTGGCCGTTTGATGGAACTAACGGAAGAAAGCGGGCAGCGTGTCGATCCGCCATGCCCGATCTATAAATGGTGCGGAGGCTGCCAGCTTCAGCATCTCTCCTATGAAGGACAGTTGGAATTCAAACGCAAGCAGGTCGAGGACGTGCTGCAGCGGATTGGAAAACTGGAAAACGTTCCGGTGCTTCCAACGCTTGGCATGGGAGACGAGCCTTGGCGCTACCGCAACAAAGCCCAGGTGCCGGTCGGTGAACGTGAGGGCCAACTCATTACCGGTTTTTATCAAAAGCGAAGCCATGAGATCGTAGAGATGGACAGCTGCATCATCACGGGAGATACGGCTGACGAAGCGATTCAGGCGGTCAAGGACATCCTGAACAAGTATGGCATTTCACCGTATGAAGAAAAGCGCCATAAAGGAATCATCCGCCACATTATCGCCCGTTACGGCAAAACGACGAATGAGCTGATGATTGTTCTCGTAACAAACGGAAAAGACCTGCTGAACCGCAAAAAGATCGTGGATGATATCGTATCGACGATTCCACAGATTAAGTCGGTCGTGCAAAACATAAACACACGACGTACAAACGTGATTTTCGGTGACGAAACGAAAGTCCTTTGGGGCTCAGAATACATTTATGATTACATCGGCGATATCAAGTTCGCTATTTCTGCCCGCTCGTTCTACCAGATCAACCCGGAGCAAACGAAGGTTCTGTACGATCAGGCCCTGAAATACGCGGATCTGACTGGAGACGAAACCGTCATCGATGCCTATTGCGGCATCGGAACGATCTCTTTATTCCTGGCGCAAAAAGCGAAGAAGGTATACGGCGTAGAAATCGTACCGGAAGCCATAGAAGACGCACGCCGAAACGCCGAACTGAACGGACTGGATAACGCCGAGTTTGCCGTTGGGGAGTCCGAAGTCGTCATCCCAGGCTTAAAGGAACAAGGCATCACCCCGGACGTCATCGTCGTCGATCCACCGCGCAAAGGCTGCGACGAGGCCTTGCTTCAAACCATCATCGAAATGAAGCCAAAGCGCGTCGTGTATGTAAGCTGTAATCCATCCACGCTGGCGAGGGATCTTAGAATTTTAGAAGATGGTGGATTTAAGACAGTTGAAGTGCAGCCGGTGGACATGTTTCCGCAGACGACGCATGTGGAGTGTGTAGCGCAAATAATTTTAAAAGAAGAAGCAGGTTCCCGTTAA